The following are from one region of the Quercus robur chromosome 1, dhQueRobu3.1, whole genome shotgun sequence genome:
- the LOC126725643 gene encoding alpha carbonic anhydrase 7-like, whose protein sequence is MKLATRIFFCAFFIVLVLHTHPATSQEVEDEGEFNYDEKSEKGPSRWGEIRPEWSMCGHGTMQSPIDLLNKRVEVVSHLGRLKRSYKPAYATLKNRGHDMMLKWEGGAGYIQINETQYVLKQCHWHSPSEHTLDGRQFDLEVHLVHESSDGKVAVIGIMYKIGRPDSFLSSLMDHLEAITNTNEAESVAGLIDPRNIKIGSRKYYRYQGSLTIPPCTQNVSWTIVGKVRTVTQEQVKLLRVAVHDASDTNARPLQPINKRMVHLYRPSDPKDD, encoded by the exons ATGAAGCTTGCAACCCGAATCTTCTTTTGTGCCTTCTTCATTGTTCTTGTTTTGCATACACACCCAGCAACATCTCAAGAAGTTG AGGATGAGGGAGAATTTAACTATGATGAGAAAAGTGAAAAGGGACCTTCTCGATGGGGAGAGATTCGACCCGAATGGAGCATGTGCGGACATGGAACAATGCAATCTCCAATTGATTTGTTGAATAAGAGGGTTGAAGTGGTGTCCCATTTGGGGAGACTTAAGAGGAGTTACAAGCCCGCTTATGCCACCCTTAAGAATAGAGGTCATGACATGATG CTGAAATGGGAAGGCGGTGCAGGATACATTCAAATAAATGAAACTCAATATGTACTCAAACAGTGCCACTGGCATTCACCTTCTGAACACACACTCGATGGCCGGCAGTTTGATCTTGAGGTGCATTTGGTTCATGAGAGCTCGGATGGAAAAGTTGCTGTGATTGGAATCATGTACAAGATTGGACGTCCTGATTCTTTCTTGTCATCG TTGATGGATCATTTAGAAGCCATTACCAACACCAATGAAGCAGAGAGCGTGGCGGGATTGATTGACCCAAGGAATATAAAGATAGGCAGTAGAAAGTATTACAGATATCAAGGCTCTCTTACAATTCCCCCTTGTACTCAAAATGTTTCATGGACCATTGTGGGAAAG GTGAGGACTGTTACACAAGAACAAGTGAAGTTGCTTCGCGTGGCTGTTCATGAT gcTTCAGATACTAATGCAAGACCACTGCAACCAATAAACAAGCGAATGGTGCATCTTTATAGACCAAGTGATCCCAAAGACGATTAA